From the Priestia koreensis genome, one window contains:
- a CDS encoding L,D-transpeptidase has translation MKKLFVSLLALVLLVLSVGGMQSKAATSNQWLIINKSTNKLAFFENGKLVKEFNVATGRSPSYTPEGTFNIVNKIKNRPYYSKNIPGGSPKNPLGDRWFGIEARGTYGNTYGIHGTNNESSIGKYASSGCVRMHNKDVRWLFERVKVPTKVTIGYFKAQSFEDISKKSGYAVASSCKGVCYDGKPVKKGQVGFVTLKQNAALKQVGKDGKVVVVKTLGKSGVFGIYKVDRTSNPTKLFISGTAYVEYSPNQVAVQYIPGSILAKVK, from the coding sequence ATGAAAAAGCTGTTTGTCAGTTTACTAGCTTTGGTACTGCTTGTTTTAAGTGTAGGAGGCATGCAATCTAAGGCGGCTACCTCTAATCAATGGCTTATTATTAATAAGTCTACTAACAAGCTCGCGTTTTTTGAGAATGGAAAGCTCGTAAAAGAATTTAATGTTGCCACAGGTAGAAGTCCAAGTTATACGCCAGAAGGAACCTTTAATATCGTAAATAAAATTAAAAATCGCCCTTATTATAGCAAAAATATTCCTGGGGGAAGCCCTAAAAATCCATTAGGAGATCGCTGGTTCGGGATTGAAGCGCGCGGTACATATGGCAATACGTACGGCATTCATGGAACGAATAACGAAAGTTCAATAGGGAAGTACGCAAGCTCTGGCTGTGTACGTATGCATAACAAAGACGTAAGGTGGTTGTTTGAACGAGTAAAAGTTCCAACAAAGGTAACCATTGGCTATTTTAAAGCGCAAAGCTTTGAGGACATTTCAAAGAAAAGCGGCTATGCTGTTGCTTCTTCTTGTAAAGGAGTTTGTTATGACGGAAAGCCAGTTAAGAAGGGACAGGTAGGGTTTGTTACATTGAAACAAAACGCTGCGCTTAAGCAGGTCGGCAAAGACGGTAAAGTAGTTGTTGTTAAAACGTTAGGAAAAAGCGGTGTGTTTGGTATTTATAAAGTAGATCGTACTAGCAATCCAACGAAATTATTTATATCAGGAACTGCTTATGTTGAATATTCACCGAATCAAGTGGCCGTTCAGTATATACCAGGAAGTATTTTAGCAAAAGTAAAGTAA
- a CDS encoding DUF5365 family protein, translated as MKIALAAPPEIEAYIDELTEYIKYTIMPSYLTPDECTYFLSMNVLDPQASPVNRYNGLLEEALHIVSSLQVLISVIESLRSQNVNDRARLLFEHNSRKLKEYGFFFPLTIEYFVSDRLHYDYGDSYSYQYAIN; from the coding sequence TTGAAAATTGCGCTTGCTGCACCTCCAGAAATAGAGGCATACATAGACGAATTAACAGAATATATAAAATACACGATTATGCCTTCCTATTTAACTCCAGATGAATGCACATATTTTCTTAGCATGAATGTATTAGATCCACAAGCAAGTCCTGTAAATAGATATAATGGGCTACTTGAGGAAGCGTTACATATTGTTAGCAGTTTACAAGTTTTAATTAGTGTAATTGAGTCTCTTCGGTCTCAAAATGTCAATGACCGTGCACGCCTGCTCTTTGAGCATAACAGTCGAAAATTAAAGGAATACGGCTTTTTCTTTCCATTAACAATTGAATATTTTGTAAGCGATCGTCTTCATTATGATTACGGAGACTCTTACTCTTATCAGTATGCAATTAATTAA
- a CDS encoding aldo/keto reductase produces the protein MVKSLTDTTTLHNGVKMPWFGLGVFKVEEGQEVVDSVKYALKAGYRSIDTAAVYGNEEGVGQALKEANVAREDLFITTKVWNADQGYESTLEAFETSINKLGLDYIDLYLIHWPVEGKYKETWKALEKLYKDGRVRAIGVSNFHVHHLQDLLEDAEIKPMVNQVEYHPRLSQNELRSFCKAQGIQLEAWSPLMQGELLDNEVLQEIAKKHNKSVAQVILRWDLQTEVVTIPKSVKEQRIIQNADIFDFELSQDDMSKIEALNEDRRVGPDPDNFDF, from the coding sequence ATGGTTAAAAGTTTAACAGATACAACAACGCTACATAACGGCGTGAAAATGCCTTGGTTTGGATTAGGCGTATTTAAAGTTGAAGAGGGACAAGAAGTTGTTGACTCTGTAAAATACGCACTTAAAGCTGGATATCGTAGCATTGATACAGCAGCTGTATACGGCAATGAAGAGGGCGTTGGACAAGCACTTAAGGAAGCCAATGTTGCAAGAGAAGACCTGTTTATTACAACAAAAGTTTGGAATGCTGATCAAGGATATGAATCAACTCTAGAAGCATTCGAAACAAGCATCAATAAATTGGGATTAGATTACATTGATCTATACCTTATTCACTGGCCTGTTGAAGGGAAATACAAAGAGACATGGAAAGCGTTAGAAAAGCTTTACAAAGACGGCCGTGTTCGTGCAATTGGTGTAAGTAACTTCCACGTACATCATTTACAAGATCTGTTAGAAGATGCAGAAATTAAACCGATGGTGAACCAAGTAGAGTATCATCCACGTTTATCTCAAAATGAGCTACGTAGCTTCTGTAAAGCACAAGGAATTCAGCTTGAAGCGTGGTCTCCGTTAATGCAAGGAGAACTATTAGATAACGAAGTACTTCAAGAAATCGCGAAAAAGCACAATAAGTCTGTGGCACAGGTCATTTTACGTTGGGATCTGCAAACAGAAGTAGTGACAATTCCTAAGTCTGTAAAAGAGCAACGCATTATTCAAAACGCAGATATCTTTGATTTTGAATTATCACAAGATGATATGAGCAAGATCGAGGCGTTAAATGAAGACCGACGCGTAGGTCCAGATCCGGACAATTTTGATTTTTAA
- a CDS encoding RluA family pseudouridine synthase, translating to MMNRKGNWLELILSTTNELTIEEWLKKTWPVPKKLLHKWRMEKSVRLNGETVPWQTKVSKGDRLEVQVFADEEHSVTPFYADLDIRFEDDHLLVVNKPAGMDTHPSDEDDDQTLTNAVAFHFLTEGLSLKPRHVHRLDRDTSGALLFAKHHLASAILDGMLEKRQIKRTYIAVAEGIIKTNKGIIKEPIGKDRHHSTRRRVSENGVKAITHYKVLKRDHERQQTLVELSLETGRTHQIRVHLSHLGHPLAGDVLYGGKQNASTTQQALHAIKLAFPHPFTNESISVLAPTSDEVFLPYQSIIEKQFFE from the coding sequence ATGATGAATAGAAAAGGTAACTGGTTGGAGCTTATTCTCTCAACGACTAATGAGTTAACAATTGAAGAATGGTTAAAAAAAACGTGGCCTGTTCCAAAAAAACTTTTACATAAATGGCGTATGGAAAAGTCCGTTCGCTTAAACGGAGAGACCGTGCCATGGCAAACGAAAGTCTCAAAAGGCGATAGATTAGAAGTTCAGGTATTTGCAGACGAGGAGCATTCGGTTACTCCTTTTTATGCAGATTTAGATATTCGGTTTGAAGATGATCATTTGCTTGTCGTCAACAAGCCTGCGGGAATGGACACGCATCCCTCTGACGAAGATGATGACCAGACGCTTACAAATGCTGTGGCCTTTCACTTCTTAACAGAAGGCCTCTCTCTAAAGCCAAGGCACGTTCATCGTCTTGATCGTGACACTTCTGGAGCGCTCTTATTCGCCAAGCACCACCTTGCTAGTGCGATCTTAGATGGGATGCTTGAGAAGAGACAGATCAAACGCACCTACATTGCAGTTGCAGAAGGAATTATTAAGACAAATAAAGGCATCATTAAAGAGCCTATCGGTAAAGACCGACATCATTCCACTAGACGACGTGTATCAGAGAATGGTGTAAAAGCCATCACTCATTATAAAGTGTTAAAGCGGGATCATGAAAGGCAGCAAACTTTAGTAGAACTGTCACTTGAAACTGGACGAACTCATCAAATTCGTGTTCATCTTAGTCATCTCGGACATCCTCTAGCAGGCGATGTTCTGTATGGAGGAAAACAGAATGCGTCTACTACACAACAGGCTCTTCACGCAATAAAACTAGCCTTTCCTCATCCATTTACGAATGAGAGCATTAGCGTATTAGCTCCGACTTCCGATGAGGTATTTCTTCCCTATCAATCGATCATTGAGAAGCAGTTTTTTGAATAA